In bacterium, the genomic stretch TTTATTTTTAAATTTTTCTTCATACTTTTTTAGTTCTTTTAAATCAAATCGCATTTGTCCACTTGCAGAAACTTGTGCTTTAATAAATTTATTTACAAGATTATGGAGTGTTTCAACTGAAATCCCTAAATATTTTGCTGCTTCTATTGCTGAAAGATAGGTTCTATCTTTATAGTCATTTGATTCTGTTTTTATCATTTTTTGCCTTAATAGTGTCTATACAAAAAAGTTATAGATAAATATATTATTTATATTTATTTTATCAATTTTGTAAAATAATTCAAAAAGGAATGTTTGAACTGCGAAGACAATAACAAAAAAATTATTTCTTATATTCTTAACTCTAAAATTTTAACAAAATATAAATTAAATTGGAAAATTATGTCCACCAAACTTTTGGTTTTGGTTGTCTTATTAAAACACTTTTTAAAAACTCAACTGCTTTTTTCAGTCCCTCTTCTGTGCTCATCAGGGAATCTTCATGTTCTATACTCAAAACACCATCATATCCAATCATCCTTAATGTTGAAACAAAATCATTCCAGAATTCAGTTCCATGTCCATATCCGACTGTTCTAAAAATCCAACTTCTATTTACCTCATCTAAATATGTTTTTGTATCAAGAACACCATTTATTGCTGTATTGTATGGATTTATTTTTGTATCTTTTGCATGAACATGATAAATTGCACCTTTAAGTTTCTTCAAAGCAGCAAGTGGGTCAATCCCCTGCCAGAATAAATGAGATGGGTCAAAATTTGCCCCAATTTCTTCTCCAACCTCTTTTCTTAATTTTAAAAGTGTTTCTGGATTATAAACAACAAATCCAGGATGCATTTCAAAACAAATTTCTTTTAAATTATGCTTTTTTGCAAATTCCACTTCTTCTTTCCAAAATGGAATAACTTTTTTCTCCCATTGCCATTTTAAAATTGCAGAAAAATCATCTGGCCAGGGGCAAACAACCCAGTTTGGATATTTGCTATTTTCACTATCACCAGGACATCCAGAAAAAGTATTTATTCTTGGCACTCCTATTTTTTCAGCCAGTTGTATTGTTTTTCTCTGTATTTCTCTATGAGCAGTTGCAATTTTCTCATCTGGATGCAACGGATTGCCATGACAGGATAAAGCAGATATTTCAAGCCCTCTTTTTTCAAAGGCATTTTTGAAATTTTTTAATTTACCTTCATCTTCAAGCAATTGGTTCACTTTACAATGAGCATCTCCTGGATATCCACCTGTCCCTATTTCTACTGCATCAAGTCCTAATTCTTTTGCTTTGTCAAGTGCTTCTTCTAAATTCTTATCGCCAAATAGAACTAAAAAAACCCCCAATTTCATTTTTTACCTCCAGTTTTTATTAGATTAAACCTTTATTCCCCATTTTTTCATATTTTCTAAACTTACTTTTAATCCATCAAAGGGGTCAATTGTACAATTATCCATTTCAACTAAACAATATTTAACACCTGATTTTTTGCAACATTTAACAATTCTATCCCAATTCAAATTTCCTTCTCCAATAGGAGGCATTACCTGTTGATTTTTTATTATTCCCATATCCTTAAAATGAACTTCACTTACTCTTCCTGAGAATTTCTCAATCCAGAAAGTTGGGTCTCCTCCACCATATTGAACCCAGTAAGTATCTATTTCCGCTTCAAGTTCTTCACAATTGTCAAGCAAAATTTCAAGCCCTATTTTTCCATCATATTTTTCAAACTCTATTCCATGATTGTGATATCCCACAATAAGTCCATTTTCTTTAATTTTTGGAATAACTTTTTCAAATTCACTTGCAACTTTTAAATATCCCTCTTTGTTATGAAGTTGGAGAGGTAGTCCCGGACACATTATTGCATTACATCCAAGTATTTTGTGTTCTTCTATTACCCTGTCAATCTCATTGACAATTTTTTCATAAGCAGTATGAGTGGAACAGGGTATAAGACCTGTATCATCAAGTATTTTCTTTAATTCAACTACATCTTGTGGTTCAGAAACAGCAGAAATTTGAACAACATTATATCCCATGTCTTTAATTCTCTTAAATGTATTTACCGTATCTGAAACACTTTTACAAAAATCCCTTAAAGTATAAAGTTGAACTCCTGCAATTTGTTTTCCCATTTTTATCATCTCCTTTTATATACCAACTTTTTTTGAAATTTCTCTTAAAAAATCTCTTGCTAAAATTATATCAACTTCCGGGTTTTCTCCAACTTCTCTTTCAATTGTAAAAAATCCATTATACCCTATTTCTTTCATTGCTTTTAAATAGTTTTCCCAATCAACTTTACCCTGTCCAAGAGGCATTTCTTTCCATCTTTTCTGTCCATTTTCATCAGGAAGTTTAATCCCGTCTTTTGCATGAGTGTGAACAATATAGTCCTTTAAAGTATAAACACCTTTGACAGGGTCATCACCTGCAACCATAACAAGATTTGCAGGGTCATAATTAACTCTTATTCCCGGATTTGATAATTTATCAAGAAGTTTTTTTAATAATGTTGCTGGTTCAGGACCTGTTTCTGTTGCAAGAAAGACACCTTTATTGGAAGCATAATTTCCTACTTCTGGCAATGACTCTTCCATTGTTTTCCAAGCAGGGTCATTTTCGTCTTCAGGAACAACTCCAATATGAGTTGTTACAATATTAACTCCAAGGTCAACAGCAAGGTCAATTACCTGCTTTGTCCTTTCAAGACGCCATTCAACTGTTTCTGCATCTGCAAAACCATGCCCTCCAAAATCACCAACAAGAGCAGAAATTGTAAGTCCAAGAGAAGAAACAAAATTTTTAAAGTCCTGTCTGCCTGTCTTTGTCAGATTTTTTGGGTCAAGTTCTCCATGAGTTGCATATGGCTGTATTCCCTCAATTTCTAATTCTGCTGCTTTCCTAATTCCTTCTTTAATCGGCACTCTAAAACAATCAGGTATTACCCCTATCTTCATTTTTGCCTCCTTTTTCTTTTTGATATATTTCAATTGCAATATCAGGACATATTATAACACATCTTTTACAACCATTACAATTGTTTTCCTTATCAACAATTGCATAATGAACACCTAATTTATTGAAATGAGTAGAAATTTTAAAAACATTTTTTGGACACACCTCAATACAAAGTTTACAACCCTTACATTTTTCATTTTTTACTTTTATTTCAAACATTATTTGCTCCAATGGAACTTTGAAGAGAGTTTTTCAAAAAATTTTTTATCTTCAAGAACAATTTTACCTTTTTTTTCAGAAAGAAAGACATTTATTTCTGAATTTTCTTCTGTTATATATTCTTTTTGTCCATCAATAACAATACCAACTTTTCCATTTATGCTTATTTTAATTCTATCTTTTTTACCTAAAATAACAGGTCTTGTTGTAAGAAGATGTGGCATTAAAGGAATAATGAGAAAAGAAATAATTTCTGGGTCCAAAATAGGACCTCCTGCTGATAAAGAATGGCCAGTGGAACCAGTTGGAGTTGAACAAATAATCCCATCTGCTCTAAAACAAAGTACTTTTTCTTTTTCTGTTTCAACAGAAAGGTTAATAATTCTTATACCTTTTCTAAAAACAACTATTTCATTTAAACAAATATCTTTATAAAATTCATTCCCGCTTCTTATTTCAATTTCAAGAAGTGTCCTTTCAGAAACATAGAAATTACCAGCAAAAACTTTTTTTAATTTTTCTTCAATATTTTCATTTGAATTTGTCAAAAAACCAACTTTCCCATATTTTATTCCATAAATTAATGTTTCTTTATTTTCAAGTAAATGAAATCCTTTTAAAATTGTTCCATCTCCTCCCATAGTTATTAAAAAATCCACATTTTTTATGTCTTTTTCCACAACTTTTCCACAATTCCTTACAATATCCTCTGTTTTTTCTTTTTCTTTCTCAATTCCTTCTATTTTCTTGTTTTCTAAAATAAAAACACTATTTATCATTTACAATTCCCTCTAAATATCCACTGAACATTTGTATTTCAGGCATAAAAATTAAACTCCCCCTTTTTTCCCGTTATGTTTGGAAATTCCTCTCAAAATCCCCCTTAACCCCCTTTGTCAAAGGGGGAATTTTGGGAAAAAAGCACCAACTCTGCTTTGCTACCCTTTGCTTCCTTAGTCGGTTTGTTAAAGGGGAAACTTGTAAGTAAGAAATATCTTCTCTATGGTCTTTTTGTTTTACGAGGATTTACAAAATTCCTCTTATCTTATCCACAATTTTTCTTTCACTTAATCCATATTTATCAAGTAGTTGTTTTCTATCTCCCTGTTCAATATATTTATCAGGTAATCCAAATATTAAAAGATTCCTTTTTACTCTTTTATCTGCAATATATTCAGCAATTGAAGAACCAAAGCCACCTATGGTTGTATTTTCCTCAAAAGTTGCAATTACATCACTATTCAGATAACCATCTATTTTATCATCAAGTGGTTTTATCCTATCAATTGCAATTGACAGACACGGTATATTTTCAGAATTTAAAATATCGCATACATTATGAGTAATTTCTGCCATACTTCCAACACCTAAAAGGGTTATTTTTCTTTTTTTATCTCCTCTTTCTTTTTCAATATCTTCTGGTAAATGTCCCTTGGGATACCTTATAAAAGTTGGAGTACTTGTTTCCTTAAATGAGTTTCTTATAATTTCTTCAATATTTTTCAGAGAATAAGGAGCAAAAATTTTTATGTTTGGTAAAACCCTTAAAAAAGAAATATCAAAATTTCCGTGATGTGTAGGGCCATCTTCTCCAACAATACCACTTCTATCAACAAGAAAAATAACAGGTAATTTTTGTAGACATATATCATGAAAAATTTGGTCAAACCCTCTTTGTAAAAAAGTTGAATAAATAGAAACAATAACTTTCATTCCAGTTTTTGCAATACCACCTGCTAAAACAATAGCATGACTTTCAGCAATTCCAACATCAAAAAATCTTTCAGGGAATTTTTTTGCGAAATTTTCAAGTCCAAGCCCAATTTCCATAGCAGCGGTTATAACAAAAAATTCATTTTCTTCAGCCATTTTTTCAAGAAGATTACCTGTAAAAATTGATGGAGTATTTTTTTCTTCTTTAATAAATTCTCCTGTTTTTATGTCAAAAGGAGAAGCACTATGGAATAAACATGGATTTTTTTCTGCAAATTCATATCCTTTACCTTTTTTTGTTATTATATGGAGAACAACTGGTTGTTGAATTTCTTTTATGTTTTCAAGAATATCTACCAGTTGAATAATATCATGTCCATCAATTGGTCCTAAATATCTCAAGCCAAGTTTTTCAAAAAAAACACCAGGAACAATAAGAAATTTTGCTTTTTGCTCAATATCAGATGCAATTTTTAATAAGTCATCTCCAACACCTGGAAATTTCTTTATTATTTCAGTAAATTCTTCCTTAGGTCTGTTTAATATAGGAGAAGTTATAAGTTTTGTTAAGTAATAAGAAAGCGCTCCTTTTGTTGGGGAAATAGACATCCTATTATCATTTAAAATAACAATAACATTTTTCTTTACTGACCCAAGGAAATTCAAACCTTCAAAAGTTAGTCCATTTGTAAGAGAGCCATCTCCAATTACCGATATTACTTTTGAATTGCCTTCTTGTTTTTCGAGCCCATATTTTAAACCAGTTGAAGAAGAAATAGAAGTGCCAGCATGTCCTGTAAAAAAAACATCTGCATTGTTTTCATCAGGAGAAGGGAAACCGCTTAATCCATCAGGTGTTCTTATTGTATTGAATTTTTTATATCTCCCTGTCAGGATTTTATGAGTATAACATTGGTGTCCAACATCCCATATAATTTTATCAGGAGGGATATTAAAAACATAATGAAGTGCTATTGTAAGTTCAACAACTCCTAAATTTGATGCAAGATGTCCACCATTTTTTGAGACAGTTTCAATTATAGTTTCTCTTATTTCATTTGCAAGGTTTTCAAGTCCTTCTGAATTTAGATTTTTTAATTCAGAAGGATTTTCATTCAATATCTCAATGATTTTCATTTTTTATCAAACATTTTATTTTTTCAATTTCTTTAAGTATATTTTCTTTCCCTGTTTTTTCATATGCCTTTGTAAAATAAAAAAGTGCCTTTTCCCAATTACAAAGTTTAAAATATGTCCAGGCAAGATGTTCCTCAATTTCAGGGTCTTGTTCATAATTTATTGCTTTTTCAAGATAATATCTTGCTTTTTTATAATTACCCATCTTATAATAAGCCCAGCCCAAACTATCAAGATAAGCACCATTTTTAGGGTCTTTTTCTACTGCCTTTTTAATCATTTTATATGCCTCTTTTATATTTTTATTTTCATCAAGATAAGAATAACCTAAATAATTTAATGCAAGAGGATTTTCAGGATTTAATTGTATTGCTTTTTTCATCTGCTCTTCCATCTGTTGTTTTTGCCCGATTTTGTCATATAAAATTCCTAAACGAAATCTTGTATCAGAAGTGTCTGATATTTCTAAACTTTTATTAAAATTCTCTATTGCCTTGTTATATTCCTCTTTTTGATAGTAAAGAGAACCTAAAAAATCAAAAATCATTTTCTCTTTTAATCCTTGACCAATCCCTTTTTCTAAAATTTCAATTGCAGAGTCAATTTTCTCTTCGCTGTAATATATACTTGAAAGGAAAATATAAGGAACTGGATTTTTGGGGTTGTATTGAATTGTATTCTCAAAAAATTGTTTTGCTTTTTCGTTTTTCCCCTGTTTTTGATAAAGGAGAGCAAGAGATAAATTTGCCTGCCAGAAAAAAGGAACAATATCAAGTGTCTTTAAATATTCAATTTCTGCTAAATTTTCTTTTCCTGTTTTTTCAAGCAACTTTGCATAATTGTAATGAAGGAGATAATTTGAAGGGAACTGATTTACAAGAACTGAATAATGTAATTCACCTTTTTCATAGTTCTGTAATGTTACATAGATATCAGATAAAATTAACCTGAAAGAAGTTTTTCCCGGGTCCCTTTCAAGTCCTTTTTCAATAAAATATGTTGCCATTTCATTATTTTTTTCAAAAAGGTAAGCAAGACCAAGTCCAAAATAAACATCAGGGTCATTGGGATTTTTCTTTTTTGCCCTATAAAAATATTTTTTTGCTTTATCAGGCATTCGTTTTTCTAAGTATAAATTCCCTAATTTTAAATTTAAATAACTACTCTGCCCATTTTCTTTTATCTCTTTTTCAAAAAACTTTATTGCCTCATCATAATTTTCCTGTTGATAAGCAACAACACCTTTTGCATAATTTTTTAAAACAGGTTCTTTTTTTATAGGTAAAGTTGAACAACCACTAAATAAAAAAATTACCAATAAAGGAAAAATAATTTTTTTCATTTATCTTTTTCTTTTTTTATGTCTTAATGCTTTTCTTCTTTTTTTTCTTTTATGTGTTTTTATTTTCATCCTTTTTCTTTTTTTACCAGATGGCATATTTTCTCCTTTTCAATTTTATAGATTTTATAATATTTTTACTCCAAAAAACAATTTTGCTATTCTTTCAAAGAAATATCTTCCTACTATTAATTATTAACATATTTTGTAAGAAGTGTTTAATATATTACCTTATTTAGTGAATATTCAACAATACCTTCTGCTCCTGCCTTTTTTAATTTTGGAATAAGGTCCTTTACAATATTTTTATCAACAATTGTTTCAATTGCTACCCATTTTTCATCTGCAAGTGGAGAAATAGTCGGCTTTTTTATTGCTGGTAGAATTTTTATAATTTTTGATAAGTCCTCTTTTTTCAAATTCATTTTTAGTCCGACTTTTCCTTCTGAAATTAAAGCACCATTTAAAAGCAATGAAATATTTTTTATTTTTTCCCTTTTCCAGTTGTCTTTCCATGCATCTTTATTTGCAATTAAACGAGGGGTTGATTCCATAATTACTTCAATAATTTTTAGATTATGAGAAAAAAGGGTAGAGCCAGTTTCAGTTATCTCAACAATTGCATCAACAACTTTGCCTGCTTTTATCTCAGTTGCTCCATAGGAAAATTCAACTTTTGCTTTTATCCCTCTTTTTTTAAGAAAATCATTCGTTAAGTTAACAAGTTCAGTAGCAATAAGTTTTCCTTCTAAATCTTCAACTTTTCTTATATTTGACTTTTCTGGAACTGCAATAACAATTTTGACAGGCATAAAACCCTGTTTTGAATAAACAAGTTCACAAACCTCAATAACATCTGCTCTATTTTCTGTTATCCAGTCCTTTCCTGCAATACCAGTATCAAAAGTCCCTAATTCTACATATCTTGGTATCTCCTGAGTTCTTAAAAGAACACACTCAATTTCAGGGTCATCAACAGATAAGAAATAACTCCTTGAAGTGGAAAAAATTTCAAACCCTGCTTTTTTAAAAATCGTAAAAGTTGTTTCTTGCAATGACCCTTTTGGTAAAACAAGTTTAAGTTTTTTCTTTTTCATCTAGCGCTCCTATTTTTCTGTATTTTTGATACCTTAATTCAACGAGGTCTTCAATGTCTATTGTTTTTAATTCTCTTAAATTTTTATCAATCGCTCCTTCCATATTCTTAAATGTCTCATCCCAGTTTGAATGGGCTCCTCCAATAGGTTCGGATATAATTTCGTCAATAATTCCTAATTGATAAATTTCCTTAGCAGTCAATTTAAGCGATTTTGCTGCATCTTCAACTGCATTCTGGTTTTTCCATAAAATTGAAGCACATCCTTCAGGCGAAATTACAGAATATATTGCAAATTCCTGCATCAAAATTCTATCTCCTACGCCAATTGCAAGAGCACCACCACTTCCTCCCTCTCCAATAATTATACATATAATAGGGGTTTTCAAAAGAGACATTTCAAGTAAATTTTCAGCGATTGTTAATGCCTGTCCTTTTTCTTCTGCTTCAATATCTGGTTGTGCCCCAGGAGTATCAATAAATGTAATAACAGGTAAATGAAGTTTTTCTGCAAGTTTCATAACTCTTCTTGCTTTTCTGTATCCTTCTGGATGAGCCATCCCAAATTTTCTTTCGATATTTTCTTTGGTATCTTTCCCTTTTTGATGTCCTACAATTGTAACAGTTATTCCTTTAAATTTCCCTATACCAGCAATTATTGAAGTATCATCTCCTGAGATTCTATCACCATGCAATTCAAAAAAATCATCAAAAATTTTATTGATATAATCTTGTGTATGTGGCCTTTCTGGATGCCTTGCAATTTGAACAATTTGCCAGGCAGTTAAGTTGGAAAAAATCTCTTTTGTTTTCTCTATAAGTTGGTATTTCAATTTTAAAATTTCTCCTCCAACTTCAGAAGAACCATTTTTCCTTGCTTTTTCTAATTGCTCAATTCTTCTTTCAATTTCTTCAATTGGTTTTTCAAAAGGTAGATATTTTTTTCTCATTTTAAATTATTTTTGGGACTTTAAAAAAATCACCTTTTCTTTCGGGAGCATTTTTTAATATTTCATCATTAGATAGGTGTCTTTCCACTATATCTTTTCTAAATACATTTTTTACAGGGTGGCTATGATAGGTTGGTTCAACATCTTCTGTGTCCAATTTTTCTAATTGTGAAACATAATTTAAAATTTTTTCAAGGTCAGAACAGATTTTTTCTTTTTCCTGTTCATTTAAAGAAATCCTTGCTAAATCTCCTAAATAATCAACATCATCCTTTTTAATTATTTTTTTCTCCATACTTTAAGTTTATTTCAAAAAAACAAAAAAGTCAACTTCTTCACTTCTATGGTATTTCTCAAAAATAAAAATACTAAAAGTAAAGTTAAAACAGATTTTTGTTTTTTTTGTTTCCTAAATTGTATTAAAAATTTTAAGATTTTTGAAATGTAATCAATGGAAACTGCACTTATAATACTTTTTCTCTATGTTTAAAACATAGGTCTAATTTAGATGGTAAAACCCTAAAACCCGTTCCATGGTCATGTTTTTTACCATTTGAGTATTGTCCGATTCTTATATCTACTAATATTGTTCCTTCTTTTAATAGATGGACAAAATTTTCTAAAATTGAAACCACTTAATAACCATGCCTCATTAAAC encodes the following:
- a CDS encoding helix-turn-helix domain-containing protein encodes the protein MIKTESNDYKDRTYLSAIEAAKYLGISVETLHNLVNKFIKAQVSASGQMRFDLKELKKYEEKFKNK
- a CDS encoding sugar phosphate isomerase/epimerase, with the protein product MKLGVFLVLFGDKNLEEALDKAKELGLDAVEIGTGGYPGDAHCKVNQLLEDEGKLKNFKNAFEKRGLEISALSCHGNPLHPDEKIATAHREIQRKTIQLAEKIGVPRINTFSGCPGDSENSKYPNWVVCPWPDDFSAILKWQWEKKVIPFWKEEVEFAKKHNLKEICFEMHPGFVVYNPETLLKLRKEVGEEIGANFDPSHLFWQGIDPLAALKKLKGAIYHVHAKDTKINPYNTAINGVLDTKTYLDEVNRSWIFRTVGYGHGTEFWNDFVSTLRMIGYDGVLSIEHEDSLMSTEEGLKKAVEFLKSVLIRQPKPKVWWT
- a CDS encoding TIM barrel protein; this encodes MGKQIAGVQLYTLRDFCKSVSDTVNTFKRIKDMGYNVVQISAVSEPQDVVELKKILDDTGLIPCSTHTAYEKIVNEIDRVIEEHKILGCNAIMCPGLPLQLHNKEGYLKVASEFEKVIPKIKENGLIVGYHNHGIEFEKYDGKIGLEILLDNCEELEAEIDTYWVQYGGGDPTFWIEKFSGRVSEVHFKDMGIIKNQQVMPPIGEGNLNWDRIVKCCKKSGVKYCLVEMDNCTIDPFDGLKVSLENMKKWGIKV
- a CDS encoding sugar phosphate isomerase/epimerase family protein, producing the protein MKIGVIPDCFRVPIKEGIRKAAELEIEGIQPYATHGELDPKNLTKTGRQDFKNFVSSLGLTISALVGDFGGHGFADAETVEWRLERTKQVIDLAVDLGVNIVTTHIGVVPEDENDPAWKTMEESLPEVGNYASNKGVFLATETGPEPATLLKKLLDKLSNPGIRVNYDPANLVMVAGDDPVKGVYTLKDYIVHTHAKDGIKLPDENGQKRWKEMPLGQGKVDWENYLKAMKEIGYNGFFTIEREVGENPEVDIILARDFLREISKKVGI
- a CDS encoding ferredoxin family protein gives rise to the protein MFEIKVKNEKCKGCKLCIEVCPKNVFKISTHFNKLGVHYAIVDKENNCNGCKRCVIICPDIAIEIYQKEKGGKNEDRGNT
- a CDS encoding NAD(+)/NADH kinase, giving the protein MINSVFILENKKIEGIEKEKEKTEDIVRNCGKVVEKDIKNVDFLITMGGDGTILKGFHLLENKETLIYGIKYGKVGFLTNSNENIEEKLKKVFAGNFYVSERTLLEIEIRSGNEFYKDICLNEIVVFRKGIRIINLSVETEKEKVLCFRADGIICSTPTGSTGHSLSAGGPILDPEIISFLIIPLMPHLLTTRPVILGKKDRIKISINGKVGIVIDGQKEYITEENSEINVFLSEKKGKIVLEDKKFFEKLSSKFHWSK
- the dxs gene encoding 1-deoxy-D-xylulose-5-phosphate synthase — translated: MKIIEILNENPSELKNLNSEGLENLANEIRETIIETVSKNGGHLASNLGVVELTIALHYVFNIPPDKIIWDVGHQCYTHKILTGRYKKFNTIRTPDGLSGFPSPDENNADVFFTGHAGTSISSSTGLKYGLEKQEGNSKVISVIGDGSLTNGLTFEGLNFLGSVKKNVIVILNDNRMSISPTKGALSYYLTKLITSPILNRPKEEFTEIIKKFPGVGDDLLKIASDIEQKAKFLIVPGVFFEKLGLRYLGPIDGHDIIQLVDILENIKEIQQPVVLHIITKKGKGYEFAEKNPCLFHSASPFDIKTGEFIKEEKNTPSIFTGNLLEKMAEENEFFVITAAMEIGLGLENFAKKFPERFFDVGIAESHAIVLAGGIAKTGMKVIVSIYSTFLQRGFDQIFHDICLQKLPVIFLVDRSGIVGEDGPTHHGNFDISFLRVLPNIKIFAPYSLKNIEEIIRNSFKETSTPTFIRYPKGHLPEDIEKERGDKKRKITLLGVGSMAEITHNVCDILNSENIPCLSIAIDRIKPLDDKIDGYLNSDVIATFEENTTIGGFGSSIAEYIADKRVKRNLLIFGLPDKYIEQGDRKQLLDKYGLSERKIVDKIRGIL
- a CDS encoding tetratricopeptide repeat protein — encoded protein: MKKIIFPLLVIFLFSGCSTLPIKKEPVLKNYAKGVVAYQQENYDEAIKFFEKEIKENGQSSYLNLKLGNLYLEKRMPDKAKKYFYRAKKKNPNDPDVYFGLGLAYLFEKNNEMATYFIEKGLERDPGKTSFRLILSDIYVTLQNYEKGELHYSVLVNQFPSNYLLHYNYAKLLEKTGKENLAEIEYLKTLDIVPFFWQANLSLALLYQKQGKNEKAKQFFENTIQYNPKNPVPYIFLSSIYYSEEKIDSAIEILEKGIGQGLKEKMIFDFLGSLYYQKEEYNKAIENFNKSLEISDTSDTRFRLGILYDKIGQKQQMEEQMKKAIQLNPENPLALNYLGYSYLDENKNIKEAYKMIKKAVEKDPKNGAYLDSLGWAYYKMGNYKKARYYLEKAINYEQDPEIEEHLAWTYFKLCNWEKALFYFTKAYEKTGKENILKEIEKIKCLIKNENH
- the hisG gene encoding ATP phosphoribosyltransferase; translated protein: MKKKKLKLVLPKGSLQETTFTIFKKAGFEIFSTSRSYFLSVDDPEIECVLLRTQEIPRYVELGTFDTGIAGKDWITENRADVIEVCELVYSKQGFMPVKIVIAVPEKSNIRKVEDLEGKLIATELVNLTNDFLKKRGIKAKVEFSYGATEIKAGKVVDAIVEITETGSTLFSHNLKIIEVIMESTPRLIANKDAWKDNWKREKIKNISLLLNGALISEGKVGLKMNLKKEDLSKIIKILPAIKKPTISPLADEKWVAIETIVDKNIVKDLIPKLKKAGAEGIVEYSLNKVIY
- a CDS encoding acetyl-CoA carboxylase carboxyltransferase subunit alpha, with product MRKKYLPFEKPIEEIERRIEQLEKARKNGSSEVGGEILKLKYQLIEKTKEIFSNLTAWQIVQIARHPERPHTQDYINKIFDDFFELHGDRISGDDTSIIAGIGKFKGITVTIVGHQKGKDTKENIERKFGMAHPEGYRKARRVMKLAEKLHLPVITFIDTPGAQPDIEAEEKGQALTIAENLLEMSLLKTPIICIIIGEGGSGGALAIGVGDRILMQEFAIYSVISPEGCASILWKNQNAVEDAAKSLKLTAKEIYQLGIIDEIISEPIGGAHSNWDETFKNMEGAIDKNLRELKTIDIEDLVELRYQKYRKIGALDEKEKT
- the gatC gene encoding Asp-tRNA(Asn)/Glu-tRNA(Gln) amidotransferase subunit GatC, producing MEKKIIKKDDVDYLGDLARISLNEQEKEKICSDLEKILNYVSQLEKLDTEDVEPTYHSHPVKNVFRKDIVERHLSNDEILKNAPERKGDFFKVPKII